A window from Cryptomeria japonica chromosome 1, Sugi_1.0, whole genome shotgun sequence encodes these proteins:
- the LOC131035351 gene encoding exocyst complex component EXO70H1-like, protein MNYLSFISDYRETLLNIIREPPGELPKALPDNDLTDSSAPLSVHLGWTIFIMVCKLDKKSDLYKDVALSYLFLMNKKYNGSELKYIMGEGWFGKQWNKVRQYAVKYETADWMKVLSCVTDEEAPPNGVVLKERIKEFNSAMEEVKRRHAGWMVPDVSLREMLRVSITEKLISSYG, encoded by the coding sequence ATGAATTATCTGTCTTTTATCTCCGATTACAGGGAAACTTTGTTAAACATAATCAGGGAACCACCAGGGGAGCTCCCGAAAGCCCTCCCCGACAATGACCTGACTGATTCCTCTGCCCCGCTGTCTGTCCACCTCGGATGGACCATTTTTATCATGGTTTGCAAGCTCGACAAAAAATCTGATCTGTACAAAGACGTGGCCCTATCGTATCTCTTTCTCATGAACAAAAAGTATAATGGCTCTGAGCTCAAATATATAATGGGGGAGGGGTGGTTTGGAAAACAATGGAATAAAGTTAGGCAGTACGCGGTGAAGTATGAGACAGCCGACTGGATGAAAGTATTGTCGTGTGTAACAGATGAGGAAGCTCCTCCGAATGGAGTAGTTttgaaagaaagaataaaggaGTTCAATTCAGCGATGGAAGAAGTGAAGAGAAGGCATGCTGGATGGATGGTTCCTGACGTCAGCCTGCGAGAGATGTTAAGGGTTTCAATTACTGAGAAATTGATATCGTCCTACGGTTAA